One genomic segment of Candidatus Atribacteria bacterium includes these proteins:
- a CDS encoding ABC transporter permease: protein MAKCIFTRLTQGVIVLLAVSLVCFMIFQFFGDPVLTLAGRYATQAQQEEVRTKMGLDKPFYIQYFVFLKNALHGDFGLSYVAQTPVLGLILERLPASIELAMSAMLIALLFGICLGVLVSLNPRYFINRIIMAGSLLGISLPTFLIGILLIMIFAVTLRFLPTFGRGEVIKIAGSWRTGFFTIGGIRHLILPAITLGLYQLAVLLRLTRGGMLEVLREDYIRTAWAKGLTANMVIFKHALRNALIPVITMAGLQFGELIAFSIVTESIFQWPGAGNLLLTAVYETDHPVIVAYVMITSILILFVNLVVDILYAYINPKIRYE, encoded by the coding sequence ATGGCAAAATGTATTTTTACCAGATTAACGCAAGGAGTTATAGTCCTTCTGGCTGTTTCGCTTGTGTGCTTTATGATCTTCCAATTTTTTGGAGACCCTGTGCTGACCTTGGCAGGACGATATGCCACACAAGCACAACAAGAGGAAGTTAGAACTAAAATGGGTTTGGACAAACCTTTTTATATTCAATATTTTGTTTTTTTGAAAAATGCTCTACATGGTGATTTCGGATTATCTTATGTTGCTCAAACTCCTGTCCTTGGACTTATCCTGGAAAGGTTGCCAGCAAGCATTGAACTGGCCATGAGTGCCATGCTTATAGCTCTTCTATTCGGAATTTGTCTCGGGGTATTGGTATCATTAAATCCACGATATTTTATCAATCGAATAATTATGGCCGGATCACTTTTGGGAATTTCACTTCCTACCTTTTTAATTGGAATATTACTTATCATGATTTTTGCAGTTACCCTGAGATTCTTGCCTACCTTTGGACGGGGTGAAGTAATAAAAATAGCAGGAAGTTGGAGAACGGGCTTTTTTACCATAGGGGGGATTCGACATTTAATTCTCCCAGCCATTACCTTAGGTCTGTATCAACTTGCGGTACTTCTCCGCTTAACCAGAGGAGGGATGTTAGAGGTATTAAGGGAAGATTATATAAGAACAGCTTGGGCAAAGGGTTTAACCGCAAACATGGTAATATTTAAACACGCTCTGAGAAATGCGCTGATACCGGTAATAACCATGGCTGGTCTGCAATTTGGGGAATTAATAGCCTTTTCAATAGTAACAGAGAGTATATTCCAATGGCCGGGGGCAGGAAATTTATTACTAACAGCAGTATACGAAACAGATCATCCGGTTATAGTAGCCTACGTAATGATTACTTCTATTCTTATTCTCTTTGTCAACCTTGTTGTGGACATTCTCTATGCCTATATTAATCCTAAAATAAGATATGAATAG
- a CDS encoding ABC transporter substrate-binding protein codes for MKKLTCIIVLLLIFGLLTTILTTGIAAEKDSINVAVGSPPQTMNPHGSDSDANLGVMANIFEGLLYRDVEGKLIPGLATSWKRLDELTWRFTLRQGVKFHNGNDFTWEDVQYTYNRLKEPYPVSEFLAFGGVIKSVETVNGDPWTIDIKTTTSVPYFADNLHQVFIMDKESTESRSIGEIGQNPIGTGPYKFVEWIKGSYLKLTANENYWGGAPLIKNAEITPITEPSTRLAAIVTGQVDILQDVPVELFETAASNANIELITIPARRAIYLGLRNEPGFPASDIRVRRAMYLAIDEDEIIEKVMFGHAFPAAQIPDPPTVGYDASLQHPAYDPERAKLLLAEAGYADGFKIKLTGPNDRYVRDAQICEAVAKQLSKVGIEVELDTKPKAIFFPEVDEHILDFYLIGWFDGTYDFGRSFTKLVHSVDVEKGYGGLNGSSYSDATLDQLLEETEMIVDPAVRADKLRLLNRVAMEEKTAVIPLHYQEDSYAIYKGRGIEFTPRADTWILFKEMSLK; via the coding sequence ATGAAAAAGTTAACCTGCATTATTGTTTTACTTTTAATTTTTGGATTACTTACGACCATTCTTACCACTGGAATTGCTGCGGAAAAAGATAGTATAAATGTTGCAGTGGGTTCACCCCCACAAACCATGAATCCTCATGGATCAGATTCCGATGCTAACCTTGGGGTGATGGCTAATATATTTGAAGGCCTTCTCTACAGAGATGTTGAAGGGAAACTTATCCCCGGATTAGCTACTTCGTGGAAGAGATTAGATGAATTAACCTGGCGATTTACCTTAAGACAGGGAGTAAAGTTTCATAACGGTAATGATTTTACCTGGGAGGATGTTCAATATACCTATAATAGGTTAAAAGAACCCTATCCAGTATCTGAATTCTTAGCCTTTGGAGGGGTAATAAAATCGGTAGAAACAGTTAATGGTGATCCATGGACTATAGATATAAAGACAACAACATCGGTTCCTTACTTTGCAGACAACCTCCATCAGGTATTTATTATGGACAAGGAATCTACTGAGTCCCGTTCTATTGGAGAGATAGGACAGAATCCGATAGGAACTGGTCCCTATAAATTTGTTGAATGGATAAAGGGATCCTACCTTAAATTAACTGCCAACGAAAATTACTGGGGTGGAGCTCCATTGATTAAGAATGCTGAAATTACTCCGATTACCGAACCATCTACCCGTTTGGCTGCTATTGTAACCGGTCAAGTGGATATTTTACAAGATGTTCCTGTTGAACTTTTTGAAACCGCGGCGAGCAATGCTAATATCGAATTAATAACTATTCCAGCAAGAAGAGCCATATATTTAGGGCTTAGAAATGAACCGGGCTTTCCGGCTAGTGATATTAGAGTACGAAGAGCAATGTATCTGGCCATTGATGAAGATGAGATCATTGAAAAGGTCATGTTTGGACATGCATTTCCAGCTGCTCAGATACCAGATCCACCAACTGTTGGTTATGATGCTTCACTTCAACATCCCGCTTATGATCCTGAAAGAGCAAAATTATTGCTTGCTGAGGCAGGATATGCAGATGGTTTCAAGATAAAACTTACTGGACCTAATGATAGATATGTACGGGATGCACAGATATGCGAAGCTGTAGCAAAACAACTTTCTAAAGTGGGAATTGAAGTAGAACTGGATACCAAACCAAAAGCTATATTTTTCCCGGAAGTAGACGAACATATATTAGATTTCTATCTGATAGGGTGGTTTGATGGAACTTACGATTTTGGTCGTTCTTTTACCAAACTAGTACATAGTGTTGATGTTGAAAAAGGTTACGGCGGTTTGAATGGTTCTAGCTATAGTGATGCGACCTTAGATCAACTTCTGGAAGAAACTGAGATGATAGTCGATCCTGCAGTAAGGGCTGATAAGTTAAGACTATTGAACAGAGTTGCAATGGAAGAAAAGACAGCCGTTATTCCTCTTCACTATCAAGAAGATTCGTACGCTATTTACAAAGGGCGAGGCATAGAGTTTACACCTCGAGCAGATACCTGGATACTTTTTAAAGAAATGTCACTTAAGTAA
- a CDS encoding NifU family protein, giving the protein MKERVEAALEKIRPSLQADGGDVELIEITTEGVVKVKLTGACSGCPMRQMTLQMGIGRALKEKVPEVKEVVAV; this is encoded by the coding sequence ATGAAAGAAAGAGTAGAAGCGGCTTTAGAGAAGATAAGACCATCTCTTCAGGCAGATGGCGGCGATGTTGAATTGATAGAAATAACCACAGAGGGTGTAGTGAAAGTAAAATTAACCGGTGCTTGCAGTGGGTGTCCAATGAGACAAATGACCTTACAGATGGGGATTGGTAGAGCATTAAAAGAAAAAGTTCCCGAAGTAAAAGAAGTTGTGGCTGTATAA
- a CDS encoding sugar ABC transporter ATP-binding protein, translated as MEPLLEVQNITKRFGGLTAVDDVSMQIYPGEVVGILGDNGAGKSTLIKVISGVHHAEAGQIFFESRRIRISNTMEALKIGIETIYQDLALAENMNVYSNIFLGREKLRKFLGLVDVLDHEYMHDESKKVLNRLEIEIPSLKNKIRNLSGGQRQAVAISRSIYWNAKLLIMDEPTAALGVAEQKKVLNLVKTLSSQGVSIIIISHQLHDVFSVATRLIIMRRAKKVAERITKKTNADEVVGLIVGSLPGD; from the coding sequence ATGGAACCTTTATTGGAAGTACAAAATATTACCAAACGGTTTGGTGGTTTAACTGCGGTAGATGATGTCAGTATGCAAATTTACCCAGGAGAAGTAGTAGGTATTTTGGGCGATAACGGAGCAGGAAAGTCTACCTTGATTAAAGTAATTTCTGGAGTGCATCATGCCGAAGCAGGTCAGATATTTTTTGAGAGCCGAAGAATAAGAATTAGCAATACCATGGAAGCATTAAAAATCGGGATAGAAACTATTTATCAAGATTTGGCTTTAGCCGAAAATATGAATGTCTATTCTAATATCTTTTTAGGCCGAGAAAAGTTAAGGAAATTTTTAGGTCTGGTAGATGTACTGGATCATGAATATATGCACGACGAATCTAAAAAAGTATTAAATCGATTAGAAATCGAGATTCCCTCTTTGAAGAATAAGATAAGGAATCTTTCCGGAGGGCAAAGACAGGCAGTGGCCATATCGCGCTCTATTTACTGGAATGCTAAATTATTAATTATGGATGAACCTACCGCCGCTTTGGGGGTGGCTGAGCAGAAAAAAGTCTTAAATCTGGTGAAAACTTTAAGTTCTCAAGGAGTATCTATTATTATTATCAGTCATCAGCTTCATGATGTATTTTCTGTTGCTACCAGGTTGATAATTATGCGTAGAGCTAAAAAAGTAGCAGAAAGGATCACAAAAAAAACCAATGCCGATGAAGTTGTTGGTTTAATTGTAGGTTCCTTGCCCGGGGACTAG
- a CDS encoding ABC transporter permease, with product MINFDEPKKIGIGILRKWIYIFLVGEVVFFSIVGTNYFSLKNIQDILLSSTTVLLLATGETFVIITGGIDLSVGFMVGFSSVVCAKIMVNLEAVGFSQLLAITIGILAALLLGLVPGFINGFLVAKLKVPSFIATFGMYGIAYGFAEIICKNVPIHNLPTSLGSLGHGYLFYWLPGKIFTFLSKPESISREELKNLISIIPNVTLITFIFIAIFAFILAKTKFGQHTYAIGGNINAAERAGVNVKIHLIKVYMISSFFASLAGVMYVLQFITGRAPAGSARLIDAVVAVVIGGASLSGGRGTVIGTIFGAIIIGALEIGLVNLSVPTYNLHIAVGCILIFAVLIDQFSPELIQKEGEI from the coding sequence ATGATAAATTTTGATGAACCCAAAAAAATAGGGATTGGCATTCTAAGAAAGTGGATTTATATATTTTTGGTGGGTGAAGTAGTTTTTTTTAGTATAGTGGGAACCAATTATTTTAGTTTAAAAAATATACAAGATATTCTACTATCTTCCACAACGGTTCTTCTGTTAGCTACCGGAGAAACTTTTGTTATTATTACTGGCGGCATTGATTTATCGGTTGGTTTTATGGTTGGATTCAGCTCGGTAGTATGCGCGAAAATAATGGTGAATTTAGAGGCAGTAGGATTTAGCCAACTTTTAGCCATAACCATAGGTATATTAGCTGCTCTTTTATTGGGATTAGTTCCGGGATTTATCAATGGTTTTTTGGTAGCAAAATTAAAAGTGCCTTCCTTTATTGCAACTTTTGGAATGTATGGAATTGCTTACGGATTTGCCGAAATTATCTGTAAGAATGTACCTATTCATAATTTGCCTACCTCTTTAGGTTCACTGGGACATGGCTACTTATTTTACTGGTTACCTGGGAAAATATTTACCTTTCTAAGCAAACCGGAAAGCATTAGTCGGGAAGAATTAAAAAATTTAATATCAATTATTCCTAATGTTACATTAATTACTTTTATTTTTATTGCTATTTTTGCTTTTATATTGGCCAAGACTAAATTTGGTCAGCACACTTATGCTATTGGTGGAAATATAAATGCAGCAGAGAGAGCAGGAGTGAATGTAAAAATTCACTTGATTAAAGTATATATGATATCTTCGTTTTTTGCCTCTCTTGCTGGAGTTATGTATGTATTACAATTTATTACCGGCCGAGCCCCAGCTGGTAGTGCTCGTTTAATAGATGCGGTAGTGGCAGTGGTGATCGGTGGGGCTAGCTTGAGTGGAGGTAGGGGAACAGTAATAGGCACGATTTTCGGTGCTATAATTATCGGTGCCTTGGAAATTGGTTTAGTTAATTTAAGTGTTCCTACTTATAATTTGCATATCGCCGTTGGATGTATACTTATTTTTGCGGTATTAATCGACCAATTTTCTCCAGAATTAATTCAAAAAGAAGGAGAGATTTAA